In one window of Thermus aquaticus DNA:
- a CDS encoding glycosyltransferase family 2 protein — translation MEATVLIPAYNEEATVAQVVRVAREAGFPVVVADDGSRDKTALEAQGAGAEVVRLEGNRGKGGAIAEGLKRVRTPLVLLLDADLLGLRPEHLKDLLLPVARGEAEMTVGVFRGGRLSTDLAMRLTPFLSGQRALRTQDLREVEGLEGARYDLELLLTRHAKKRGWRVRYLPLTGVSQVMKEEKRGLLPGLLHRLRMYKEILRYRLKAR, via the coding sequence ATGGAGGCCACGGTCCTCATCCCCGCCTACAACGAGGAGGCCACGGTCGCCCAGGTGGTGCGGGTGGCCCGAGAGGCGGGCTTTCCCGTGGTGGTGGCCGACGACGGCTCCAGGGACAAGACGGCCCTGGAGGCCCAAGGCGCCGGGGCGGAGGTGGTCCGCCTGGAGGGGAACCGGGGCAAGGGCGGGGCCATCGCCGAGGGGCTGAAGCGGGTGAGGACCCCCCTGGTCCTCCTCCTGGACGCCGACCTCCTGGGGCTTAGGCCCGAGCACCTTAAGGACCTCCTCCTCCCCGTGGCCCGGGGGGAGGCGGAGATGACCGTGGGGGTCTTCCGGGGAGGGCGGCTTTCCACAGACCTGGCCATGCGCCTCACCCCCTTTCTCTCGGGGCAGAGGGCCCTAAGGACCCAGGACCTCCGGGAGGTGGAGGGCCTCGAGGGGGCCCGCTACGACCTGGAGCTCCTCCTCACCCGCCACGCCAAGAAGCGGGGCTGGCGGGTGCGCTACCTGCCCCTAACGGGGGTGAGCCAGGTGATGAAGGAGGAAAAGCGCGGCCTTCTCCCTGGCCTTCTCCACCGCCTCAGGATGTACAAGGAGATCCTCCGCTACCGCCTCAAGGCGCGCTGA
- the proC gene encoding pyrroline-5-carboxylate reductase, translating into MRLVFLGLGKMGRSILKGALARGFLRPEEVGVVGRTPERTRELAEAFGIRPVPLEELSQAERVLIAVQPRDFPHLAPEVARPEVGYISIMAGVSTALLARRLSNRRVVRAMPNLAAVIGESSTALTALPEAREAGDLDFARALFATVGDVYEIPEHLFDPFTAMSASAPAYLALVAEALADAGVKMGMPRALALRLAAEALAATGELLKGRHPGQLKDEVASPGGTTIHGLHALEARALRAAFYEAVEAATRRGHELGEVE; encoded by the coding sequence ATGAGGCTGGTCTTCCTGGGCCTGGGGAAGATGGGCAGGAGCATCCTCAAGGGGGCCCTCGCCCGGGGCTTCCTGCGCCCCGAGGAGGTGGGGGTGGTGGGCCGCACCCCCGAGCGCACCCGGGAGCTGGCGGAGGCCTTTGGCATCCGGCCCGTGCCCCTGGAGGAGCTTTCCCAGGCGGAGCGGGTTTTGATCGCCGTCCAGCCCAGGGACTTTCCCCACCTGGCCCCGGAGGTGGCCCGCCCGGAGGTGGGGTACATCTCCATCATGGCGGGGGTGTCCACGGCCCTTCTGGCCCGGAGGCTTTCCAACAGGCGGGTGGTGCGGGCCATGCCCAACCTGGCGGCGGTGATCGGGGAAAGCTCCACCGCCCTCACCGCTTTGCCGGAGGCCAGGGAGGCCGGGGACCTGGACTTCGCCCGGGCCCTCTTCGCCACCGTGGGCGACGTGTACGAGATCCCCGAGCATCTCTTTGACCCCTTCACCGCCATGTCGGCCTCGGCGCCCGCCTACCTGGCCCTGGTGGCCGAGGCCCTGGCCGACGCCGGGGTCAAGATGGGGATGCCCAGGGCCCTGGCCCTGCGCCTGGCGGCCGAGGCCCTGGCCGCCACCGGGGAGCTTCTGAAGGGCCGCCACCCGGGCCAGCTCAAGGACGAGGTGGCGAGCCCCGGGGGCACCACCATCCACGGCCTGCACGCCCTCGAGGCTCGGGCCCTGCGGGCGGCCTTCTACGAGGCGGTGGAGGCGGCCACCCGGCGGGGGCACGAGCTGGGGGAGGTGGAGTGA
- a CDS encoding RsmB/NOP family class I SAM-dependent RNA methyltransferase, with product MRPTTPRGLALAVLLEVERGGRAQLLLDRALDRSDLPERDKAYVTHLVYGVLRRLRLLDFLLEPHLRAPDRLPKEVLWILRLGALEWLLGKEDHARVSPWVEEAKARHPALSGLVNAVLRRLKPREAPECVRLSLPDWLCQAWRGFFGEVGFAEGFNEPAPLFVTAYRPVDLRPGPIPGSYIWEGPKEDFSRLGLQPQNPASLFAARLLEPEPGERVLDLCGGAGLKAFYLASRGAEVVSYDLNPRRQEAGAKTARRLGLKVTYRTQDLREPLKEKAKKVLLDAPCTGTGTFRAHPELRYRLKPEDPKAMARLQLELLETAAGATEEGGVLVYAVCSLTEEEGEGVARAFLERHPEFRLEAFSCPLPVLKAGLGVYVAPREGLDGFYYLRLRKVDSKA from the coding sequence TTGAGGCCCACCACCCCCCGGGGCCTGGCCCTCGCCGTCCTCCTGGAGGTGGAGCGGGGAGGGCGGGCCCAGCTCCTTTTGGACCGGGCCCTGGACCGCTCGGACCTCCCCGAGCGGGACAAGGCCTACGTGACCCACCTGGTCTACGGGGTCCTGCGCCGCCTGAGGCTTCTGGACTTCCTCCTGGAGCCCCACCTGAGGGCTCCGGATAGGCTTCCCAAGGAGGTGCTCTGGATCCTGCGCCTGGGGGCCTTGGAGTGGCTTTTGGGCAAGGAGGACCACGCCCGGGTGAGCCCTTGGGTGGAGGAGGCGAAGGCCCGCCACCCAGCCCTTTCTGGCCTGGTGAACGCCGTGCTCCGCCGCCTTAAGCCCCGGGAGGCCCCGGAGTGCGTGCGCCTCTCCCTGCCTGACTGGCTCTGCCAGGCCTGGCGGGGCTTTTTCGGGGAGGTGGGCTTCGCCGAGGGCTTCAACGAGCCCGCCCCCCTCTTCGTCACCGCTTACCGCCCCGTGGACCTGAGGCCGGGCCCCATCCCGGGGAGCTACATCTGGGAAGGCCCCAAGGAGGACTTCTCCCGCCTGGGCCTCCAGCCCCAGAACCCGGCCTCCCTCTTCGCCGCGAGGCTTCTGGAGCCAGAGCCCGGGGAAAGGGTCCTGGACCTCTGCGGGGGAGCGGGGCTCAAGGCCTTTTATCTGGCCTCCAGGGGGGCGGAGGTGGTCTCCTACGACCTGAACCCGAGGCGCCAGGAGGCGGGGGCGAAAACGGCCAGGCGGCTTGGGCTTAAGGTCACCTACCGCACCCAGGACCTGAGGGAACCCTTGAAGGAGAAGGCCAAAAAGGTCCTCCTGGATGCCCCCTGCACCGGCACCGGCACCTTCCGCGCCCACCCCGAGCTCCGCTACCGCCTGAAGCCGGAGGACCCCAAGGCCATGGCCCGCCTTCAGCTAGAGCTTTTGGAAACCGCCGCCGGGGCCACCGAGGAGGGCGGGGTGCTGGTCTACGCCGTCTGCTCCCTCACCGAGGAGGAGGGGGAGGGGGTGGCCCGGGCCTTTTTGGAGCGGCACCCGGAGTTCCGCCTCGAGGCCTTCTCCTGCCCGCTACCGGTCCTGAAGGCGGGCCTTGGGGTCTACGTGGCCCCGCGGGAGGGTCTGGACGGGTTTTATTACCTGCGCCTCCGCAAGGTAGACTCTAAGGCATGA
- a CDS encoding stage V sporulation protein S — METLRVSSKSRPNSVAGAIAALLRTKGEVEVQAIGPQAVNQAVKAIAIARGYIAPDNLDLVVKPAFVKLELENEERTALKFSIKAHPLES; from the coding sequence GTGGAAACGTTGCGCGTCTCTTCCAAGTCCCGCCCCAACTCCGTGGCTGGCGCCATCGCGGCGCTTTTGCGCACCAAAGGCGAGGTGGAGGTCCAGGCCATCGGGCCCCAGGCGGTGAACCAGGCGGTGAAGGCCATCGCCATCGCCCGGGGCTACATCGCCCCCGACAACCTGGATCTGGTGGTCAAGCCCGCCTTCGTCAAGCTGGAGCTGGAGAACGAGGAGCGGACCGCCCTTAAGTTCAGCATCAAGGCCCATCCCCTGGAGTCTTGA
- a CDS encoding type II toxin-antitoxin system RatA family toxin translates to MPEVRAERFIQAPPEKVYALAKDLEGLKPYLKEVESLKVLSREGHRTKSEWVAVAMGKKVRWLEEEEWDDENLRNRFFSPEGDFDRYEGTWVFLPEGEGTRVVLTLTYELTIPIFGGLLQKLVQKLMQENVESLLKGLEERVMAA, encoded by the coding sequence ATGCCCGAGGTACGCGCCGAACGTTTCATCCAAGCTCCCCCGGAGAAGGTCTACGCCCTGGCCAAGGACCTGGAGGGCCTCAAGCCCTACCTCAAGGAGGTGGAAAGCCTCAAGGTCCTATCCCGGGAGGGCCACCGCACCAAAAGCGAGTGGGTGGCGGTGGCCATGGGCAAGAAGGTGCGCTGGCTGGAGGAGGAGGAGTGGGACGACGAGAATCTGAGAAACCGCTTCTTCTCCCCCGAGGGGGACTTTGACCGCTACGAGGGCACCTGGGTCTTCCTGCCCGAGGGGGAGGGGACCCGGGTGGTCCTCACCCTCACCTACGAGCTCACCATCCCCATCTTTGGCGGGCTTTTGCAGAAGCTGGTGCAGAAGCTCATGCAGGAGAACGTGGAAAGCCTCCTCAAGGGCCTGGAGGAGCGGGTCATGGCCGCCTAG
- a CDS encoding regulatory protein RecX, which yields MERAAALAHALRLLARRAMSEARLKEKLLARFAPEEIEEALERLKAMGYLDDRAFAETYVATRARYGPMKLRRLLLAQGVGEEIVEAVLPKEEDVLQAALKVLRRYPRRGDKAKAVRFLKGRGFPLGVALEAYRLVKEEESG from the coding sequence ATGGAACGCGCCGCGGCCCTGGCCCACGCCCTCCGCCTCCTTGCCCGGAGGGCCATGAGCGAGGCCCGCCTCAAGGAAAAGCTCCTGGCCCGCTTCGCCCCAGAGGAGATAGAGGAGGCCCTGGAGCGCCTGAAGGCCATGGGCTACCTGGACGACCGGGCCTTCGCCGAGACCTACGTGGCCACCCGCGCCCGCTATGGCCCCATGAAGTTAAGGAGGCTCCTGCTGGCCCAGGGGGTGGGGGAGGAGATCGTGGAGGCGGTTCTGCCCAAGGAGGAGGACGTCCTTCAGGCCGCCCTGAAGGTCCTCCGCCGCTATCCCCGGCGGGGGGACAAGGCCAAGGCGGTCCGCTTCCTAAAGGGGCGGGGCTTTCCTTTGGGGGTGGCCCTCGAGGCCTACCGGCTTGTCAAGGAGGAGGAAAGCGGGTAA
- a CDS encoding metallophosphoesterase, whose translation MRVFAIADPHLSRVHPKPMTIFGPAWQGHPEAFFRGWREVVGPEDLVIVAGDISWAMRLAEAIPDLLDLASLPGRKVLLKGNHDYWWPSISRLRAVLPEGMYALQNDALVLDGVAVAGTRGWEYPPKTPEDEKIFAREVERLGLSLKALKGQPYRHLVLAFHFPPFGPGGEATPLLEMAAEAGPSAIVYGHLHGADPERLPQAYRGIPLHLVAADALGFRPKPILEV comes from the coding sequence ATGCGGGTCTTCGCCATCGCCGACCCCCACCTCTCCCGCGTCCACCCCAAGCCCATGACCATCTTCGGGCCCGCCTGGCAGGGCCACCCGGAGGCCTTCTTCCGGGGCTGGCGGGAGGTGGTGGGCCCGGAGGACCTGGTCATCGTGGCCGGGGACATCTCCTGGGCCATGCGCCTCGCCGAGGCCATCCCCGACCTTCTGGACCTGGCGTCTCTGCCCGGCAGAAAGGTCCTCCTAAAGGGCAACCACGACTACTGGTGGCCCTCCATCAGCCGCCTGCGGGCGGTCCTGCCCGAGGGCATGTACGCCCTGCAGAACGACGCCCTGGTCCTGGACGGGGTGGCGGTGGCGGGCACCCGGGGCTGGGAGTACCCTCCCAAGACCCCCGAGGACGAAAAGATCTTCGCCCGGGAGGTGGAGCGCCTGGGCCTTTCCCTGAAGGCCCTAAAGGGCCAGCCCTACCGCCACCTGGTCCTGGCCTTCCACTTCCCCCCCTTTGGGCCGGGCGGGGAGGCCACCCCCCTCCTGGAGATGGCGGCGGAAGCGGGGCCCAGCGCCATCGTCTACGGCCACCTCCACGGGGCCGACCCCGAGCGCCTTCCCCAGGCCTACCGGGGCATTCCCCTCCACCTGGTGGCCGCCGACGCCTTAGGCTTCCGGCCCAAGCCCATCCTGGAGGTCTAG
- a CDS encoding CPBP family glutamic-type intramembrane protease, whose amino-acid sequence MRGPWAFLLFLQGGLLLMGASGMLLLGLPLKGRNPWVEVPAGLLLLGLLQGLEGLFARLFPASFREAERLHRELGRSLKAAGLGPPALLLLALLSGVAEEVSFRGLLQTLLYAKFGAWGLLLQALLFALLHPAPRKAFAYTLYTGVAGLLLGLAYLLTGSLIPGILAHVLHNARGFYEAWRG is encoded by the coding sequence GTGCGAGGACCCTGGGCCTTTCTCCTTTTCCTCCAGGGAGGGCTTCTCCTCATGGGCGCCTCGGGCATGCTCCTTCTGGGCCTACCCCTAAAGGGGCGAAACCCCTGGGTGGAGGTGCCGGCGGGGCTCCTCCTCCTTGGGCTCCTTCAGGGCCTCGAGGGCCTCTTCGCCCGCCTCTTTCCCGCCTCCTTCCGAGAAGCGGAAAGGCTCCACCGGGAACTGGGGCGAAGCCTGAAGGCGGCGGGGCTTGGGCCGCCCGCCCTCCTCCTCCTGGCCCTCCTTTCCGGGGTGGCGGAGGAGGTCTCTTTCCGGGGCCTTCTGCAAACCCTCCTCTACGCGAAGTTCGGGGCCTGGGGCCTCCTCCTCCAGGCCCTCCTCTTCGCCCTCCTCCACCCCGCCCCCCGGAAGGCCTTCGCCTACACCCTCTACACCGGGGTGGCGGGCCTCCTCCTGGGCCTCGCCTACCTCCTCACGGGAAGCCTCATCCCGGGCATCCTGGCCCACGTCCTCCACAACGCCCGGGGGTTTTACGAGGCCTGGCGGGGATGA
- a CDS encoding PrkA family serine protein kinase, translating into MGELDFIRQRQDLEAYRALSWEGSFADYLRLLKEDPRPLRTSFQRAHDMILAHGVEEYTLFREKLLHYPFFDDPFEGGKDAIFGLDKPLMRLVATLKAAAHRLGPERRILLLHGPVGSAKSTIARLLKKGLEAYSRTEEGRLYTFYWKTPEGPLPCPMHEEPLHLLPMEMREAFLAELRSLHPDYPYPLEVEGDLCPVCRFMMREALSRHGGDLAAVLEKEIAVKRLVLSEKDRIGIGTFQPKDEKNQDSTELTGDINYRKVAIYGSDSDPRAFNFDGELNIANRGIVEFIEILKLDVAFLYDLLTASQEHKIKSKKFAQTDIDEIVLGHTNEPEYRKLQANEYMEALRDRTIKIDIPYILRVSDEVKIYRRDFAKVRGKHIAPHTLEMAATWAVLTRLEPPKRAGLTLMQKLKLYDGRLLPGWTEEAVRELMGEAKREGLEGISPRYIQDKISNVLVTSEEPCINPFMVMNELEEGLKHHSLISDEKTRERYRALLQEVKAEYAEIVKNEVQRAIAADEEALNRLFHNYIDHVKAYVLGEKVKNPYTGAPEPPNERLMRSVEERIEIPESRKDDFRREIMNYIGAMALEGRQFTYKDNERLRRALELKLFEDQKDTIRLSALVSGTVDPETQAKIDVVKARLIRDYGYCEHCAGGVLEFAASIFARSER; encoded by the coding sequence ATGGGAGAGCTGGACTTCATCCGCCAGCGCCAAGACCTGGAAGCCTACCGGGCCTTGAGCTGGGAAGGTTCCTTCGCCGACTACCTGCGCCTCCTCAAGGAGGACCCCAGGCCCTTAAGGACCAGCTTCCAGCGGGCCCACGACATGATCCTGGCCCACGGGGTGGAAGAGTACACCCTCTTCCGGGAGAAGCTCCTCCACTACCCCTTCTTTGACGACCCCTTTGAAGGGGGCAAGGACGCCATCTTCGGCCTGGACAAGCCCCTCATGCGCCTGGTGGCCACCCTGAAGGCGGCCGCCCACCGCCTGGGGCCAGAAAGGCGCATCCTCCTCCTCCACGGCCCCGTGGGCTCGGCCAAGAGCACCATCGCCCGGCTCCTCAAGAAGGGCCTCGAGGCCTACAGCCGCACCGAGGAGGGGAGGCTTTACACCTTCTATTGGAAAACCCCGGAGGGCCCCCTCCCCTGCCCCATGCACGAGGAGCCCCTGCACCTCCTCCCCATGGAGATGCGGGAAGCCTTTCTGGCCGAACTGCGGAGTCTGCACCCCGACTACCCCTACCCCCTCGAGGTGGAGGGGGACCTCTGCCCCGTCTGCCGCTTCATGATGCGGGAGGCCCTGAGCCGCCACGGGGGGGACCTGGCGGCGGTCCTGGAGAAGGAGATCGCGGTCAAGCGCCTGGTCCTCTCGGAGAAGGACCGCATTGGCATCGGCACCTTCCAGCCCAAGGACGAGAAGAACCAGGACTCCACCGAGCTCACCGGGGACATCAACTACCGCAAGGTGGCCATCTACGGCTCCGACTCCGACCCAAGGGCCTTCAACTTTGACGGGGAGCTCAACATCGCCAACCGGGGCATCGTGGAGTTCATTGAGATCCTCAAGCTGGACGTGGCCTTCCTCTACGACCTCCTCACGGCCAGCCAAGAGCACAAGATCAAGTCCAAGAAGTTCGCCCAGACGGACATAGACGAGATTGTGTTGGGCCACACAAATGAGCCAGAATATAGAAAACTTCAGGCCAACGAGTACATGGAAGCCCTCCGGGACCGCACCATCAAGATAGACATTCCCTACATCCTACGGGTCTCCGACGAGGTGAAGATCTACCGGCGGGACTTCGCCAAGGTGCGGGGCAAGCACATCGCCCCCCACACCCTGGAGATGGCCGCCACCTGGGCCGTGCTCACCCGCCTCGAGCCCCCCAAGCGGGCAGGGCTCACCCTCATGCAAAAGCTCAAGCTCTACGACGGCAGGCTCCTTCCGGGCTGGACGGAGGAGGCGGTGCGGGAGCTCATGGGGGAGGCCAAGCGGGAGGGCCTGGAGGGGATCAGCCCCCGGTACATCCAGGACAAGATCAGCAACGTCCTCGTCACCAGCGAGGAGCCCTGCATCAACCCCTTCATGGTGATGAACGAGCTGGAGGAGGGGCTCAAGCACCACTCCCTTATCTCGGACGAAAAGACCCGGGAGCGCTACCGGGCCCTTCTGCAGGAGGTGAAGGCGGAGTACGCCGAGATCGTAAAAAACGAGGTGCAGCGGGCTATCGCCGCCGACGAGGAGGCCCTAAACCGCCTCTTCCACAACTACATAGACCACGTGAAGGCCTACGTGCTGGGGGAGAAGGTAAAAAACCCCTACACCGGCGCCCCCGAGCCCCCAAACGAGCGCCTCATGCGCTCCGTGGAGGAGAGGATAGAGATCCCCGAGTCCCGCAAGGACGACTTCCGCCGGGAGATCATGAACTACATCGGGGCCATGGCCCTGGAAGGCAGGCAGTTCACCTACAAGGACAATGAGCGCCTGCGCCGGGCCCTGGAGCTCAAGCTCTTTGAGGACCAGAAGGACACCATCCGGCTCTCCGCCCTGGTCTCGGGCACGGTGGACCCCGAGACCCAGGCCAAGATTGACGTGGTCAAGGCCCGGCTCATCCGGGACTACGGCTACTGCGAGCACTGCGCGGGCGGCGTCCTGGAGTTCGCCGCCTCCATCTTCGCCCGGAGCGAGCGATGA
- a CDS encoding DUF444 family protein, with amino-acid sequence MRPIERDLLRFKEIVWGEVKKRAREFLTREELFGQVEGGVVSIPLPQLEVPKIVYGEPLGEGPLGAGPGAEGLGPGGHIPVAELELEEFLDLMGEALRLPRLRPKGEGEVTEEAFRHTTIARKGPRGLRHVRRTLKESLKRSLLSGEYREEEPRLVPEREDLRYKAPKAKPRPHAQAVVLFALDVSGSMREEELRLVKTLSFWITLWIRRHFPRLERRYLLHDAEAWEVSEEEFFRAREGGGTRLSSALLLAEEILKAYPEAFYNRYLYHFSDGENWQGDTPLALEVLGRLLPGLALYGYAQVQGPYGQGRFLSELEEALGEREELRAVEVRGREDLPPALRRLLGG; translated from the coding sequence ATGAGGCCCATTGAGCGGGACCTCCTGCGCTTCAAGGAGATCGTCTGGGGGGAGGTGAAGAAGAGGGCCCGGGAGTTCCTCACCCGGGAGGAGCTCTTCGGCCAGGTGGAAGGGGGGGTGGTCTCCATCCCCCTCCCCCAGCTGGAGGTGCCCAAGATCGTCTACGGCGAGCCCCTGGGGGAAGGCCCCCTGGGGGCGGGGCCGGGGGCGGAGGGCCTGGGCCCTGGGGGGCACATCCCTGTGGCGGAGCTGGAGCTGGAGGAGTTTTTGGACCTCATGGGGGAAGCCCTGCGGCTTCCCCGCCTCAGGCCCAAGGGGGAAGGGGAGGTGACGGAGGAGGCCTTCCGCCACACCACCATCGCCCGTAAGGGCCCAAGAGGCCTCCGCCACGTGCGCCGCACCCTCAAGGAGAGCCTCAAGCGGAGCCTCCTCTCCGGAGAGTACCGGGAGGAGGAGCCGAGGCTCGTCCCTGAGCGGGAGGACCTCCGCTACAAGGCACCAAAGGCCAAGCCCCGGCCCCACGCCCAGGCAGTGGTCCTCTTCGCCCTGGACGTCTCGGGGAGCATGCGGGAGGAGGAGCTTAGGCTGGTCAAGACCCTCTCCTTCTGGATCACCCTCTGGATCCGCCGCCACTTCCCCCGGCTGGAGAGGCGCTACCTCCTCCACGACGCCGAGGCCTGGGAGGTCTCCGAGGAGGAGTTTTTCCGGGCCCGGGAGGGCGGGGGCACCCGGCTTTCCAGCGCCCTCCTCCTGGCGGAGGAGATCCTTAAGGCTTACCCCGAGGCCTTCTACAACCGCTACCTCTACCACTTCTCCGACGGGGAGAACTGGCAGGGGGACACCCCTTTGGCCCTCGAGGTCCTGGGCCGCCTCCTACCAGGCCTGGCCCTGTACGGTTACGCCCAGGTCCAGGGGCCCTACGGCCAAGGGCGCTTCCTCTCGGAACTGGAGGAAGCCCTGGGGGAGCGGGAGGAACTTAGGGCGGTGGAGGTGCGGGGCCGGGAGGACCTGCCCCCGGCCCTGAGGCGGCTTCTGGGAGGGTGA
- a CDS encoding SpoVR family protein, giving the protein MRKELRYWAERLGERAREEGLTFPPVLFEEVGPEEMAMLAAYGGFPRRYPHWRFGSEYLRQREVYRYGLGRIYELVVNTVPVHAYLLKGNTLLAQKLVMAHVYAHADFFANNLAFQATPKDMLDEMAHHAAYVERAMERHGARSVEEFLDMALSLENLIDPHAPYIRRPEGEEEERPQGRLRVRAYLDPYVNPPAEPPKEAEEGASPRPLPPRPTRDILGFLARHAPLAPWQKGILEIIREESLYYAPQAATKILNEGWATYWHTRLLLPLLTPDEALEFAELQSGLLAAHGFNPYRLGYFLLQEVEERWDKGRFGPEYEALPLGEKLRYERPTGEGKRKLFQVRTVHTDISFLEEFLTPEFALGRRLLALEDLPRFPEAKRALLFRLTNMGYPIVELVDANYGNRGELYLEHLYEGVELDLRRTKAVLENLHRLWSRPVHLKTVVGGKETLLSAGA; this is encoded by the coding sequence GTGCGGAAGGAACTCCGGTACTGGGCCGAGCGGCTTGGGGAGAGGGCCAGGGAGGAAGGGCTTACCTTCCCCCCGGTGCTCTTTGAGGAGGTGGGGCCCGAGGAGATGGCCATGCTGGCGGCCTACGGGGGCTTTCCCCGCCGCTACCCCCACTGGCGCTTTGGCAGCGAGTACCTGCGCCAGCGGGAGGTCTACCGCTACGGCCTCGGGCGCATCTACGAGCTGGTGGTGAACACCGTTCCCGTGCACGCCTACCTCCTCAAGGGGAACACCCTCCTCGCCCAGAAGCTGGTCATGGCCCACGTCTACGCCCACGCCGACTTCTTCGCCAACAACCTGGCCTTCCAGGCAACCCCCAAGGACATGCTGGACGAGATGGCCCACCACGCCGCCTACGTGGAAAGGGCCATGGAAAGGCACGGGGCGAGGAGCGTGGAGGAGTTTTTGGACATGGCCCTCTCCCTGGAGAACCTGATAGACCCCCACGCCCCCTACATCCGGAGGCCCGAGGGCGAGGAGGAGGAGAGGCCCCAGGGGCGCCTGCGGGTCCGGGCCTACCTGGACCCCTACGTGAACCCCCCGGCCGAGCCCCCCAAGGAGGCGGAGGAAGGGGCAAGCCCCAGGCCCCTCCCCCCCAGGCCCACCCGGGACATCCTGGGCTTCCTGGCCCGGCACGCCCCCCTGGCCCCCTGGCAGAAGGGCATCCTGGAGATCATCCGGGAGGAGAGCCTCTACTACGCCCCGCAGGCGGCCACCAAGATCCTCAACGAGGGCTGGGCCACCTACTGGCACACGAGGCTCCTCCTCCCCCTCCTCACCCCCGATGAGGCCCTGGAGTTCGCCGAGCTCCAGTCGGGCCTCCTGGCCGCCCACGGCTTCAACCCCTACCGCCTGGGCTACTTCCTCCTCCAGGAGGTGGAGGAAAGGTGGGACAAGGGGCGGTTCGGCCCCGAGTACGAGGCCCTGCCCCTAGGGGAAAAGCTCCGCTACGAGAGGCCCACCGGGGAGGGTAAGCGGAAGCTTTTCCAGGTGCGGACCGTCCACACCGACATCTCCTTCCTGGAGGAGTTCCTCACCCCCGAGTTCGCCCTGGGCCGGCGCCTCCTCGCCCTCGAGGACCTCCCCCGCTTCCCGGAGGCCAAGAGGGCCCTCCTCTTCCGCCTCACCAATATGGGCTACCCCATCGTGGAGCTGGTGGACGCCAACTACGGCAACCGAGGGGAGCTTTATCTGGAGCATCTCTATGAGGGTGTGGAGCTGGACCTGAGGCGCACCAAGGCGGTGCTGGAAAACCTCCACCGCCTCTGGAGCCGCCCCGTGCACCTGAAGACCGTGGTGGGGGGCAAGGAGACCCTTCTCTCCGCCGGGGCCTAG
- a CDS encoding TlpA disulfide reductase family protein, with translation MDALQVGPLALPWARVQVALALLAMVAVAEVLARRVDRRLSPWVYNAILVGLLGARVGFVLENASVYARDPLSALYVWQGGFDPLWGILAGGGYTLMTLPKHLWRYAALAGVVALLVAGLFLTRGQGDKEQRLPPVSLYTLGGTEISLDRFLGKPVVLNAWATWCPPCRWELPMMVRVSQENPDVYFVFVSQGEGPEVVRRFLEEQGLTAEWVLLDPETRLSQALGIQGLPTTFFFDREGRLVSRHLGELSEALLLGYLRVLR, from the coding sequence ATGGACGCGCTTCAGGTGGGGCCCCTCGCCCTGCCTTGGGCCAGGGTCCAGGTGGCCCTGGCCCTCTTGGCCATGGTGGCCGTGGCCGAGGTTCTGGCCCGGCGGGTGGACAGGAGGCTCTCTCCATGGGTCTACAACGCCATCCTGGTGGGGCTTTTGGGGGCCAGAGTCGGCTTCGTGCTGGAAAACGCATCGGTCTACGCCCGGGATCCCCTCAGCGCCCTTTACGTCTGGCAGGGGGGCTTTGATCCCCTCTGGGGTATCCTGGCGGGAGGAGGGTACACGCTCATGACCTTGCCCAAGCACCTTTGGCGGTACGCGGCCCTGGCCGGGGTGGTGGCCCTGTTGGTAGCGGGCCTCTTCCTGACCCGGGGACAGGGGGACAAAGAGCAGAGGCTCCCTCCTGTGAGCCTTTACACCCTGGGGGGTACAGAGATTTCCCTGGATCGGTTCCTGGGTAAGCCCGTGGTCCTCAACGCCTGGGCCACCTGGTGCCCCCCCTGCCGGTGGGAGCTTCCCATGATGGTGCGCGTGAGCCAGGAAAACCCCGACGTCTACTTCGTTTTCGTGAGCCAGGGGGAGGGGCCGGAGGTGGTGCGGCGCTTTCTGGAGGAGCAGGGCCTGACGGCGGAGTGGGTCCTCCTGGACCCCGAGACCCGTCTCTCCCAGGCCCTGGGGATCCAGGGGCTTCCCACCACCTTCTTCTTTGACCGCGAGGGCCGGCTGGTAAGCCGGCACCTGGGGGAGCTTTCCGAAGCCCTGCTCCTCGGGTACCTCCGGGTCTTGCGCTAG